In one Mucilaginibacter sp. PAMB04168 genomic region, the following are encoded:
- a CDS encoding Gfo/Idh/MocA family oxidoreductase produces the protein MKSINQLMQSLTGIDAGCNRREFLETAGKGLVAATVIGELASCTAEAQNMSGAGTRKALADTIRVDVPSQHAPTERKQESGATMLPPKERIGYAIVGIGELTMGQIMPAFGSCKYAKPVALVSADAAKAKKVAAQHGIPEKNVYNYQNFDEIKNNPEIDAVYIVLPNSMHEEFTVRAAKAGKHVLCEKPMANSSKQAQNMIEACKKAGKKLMIAYRIQYEPHNKLMMQWVREKHFGKVKVINSVNVQNIGDPNQWRLKKALAGGGSLPDIGLYCINTNRYLTGEEPYQVSAMMHTDANDPRFKEVEDKIMWQMYFPSGTIANNTAAYSVHDSKHYRCYADNGGWFGMDPAFNYNGLKIEASQAQGTQEIKQNIIVGEKQQFALEMDHFAQCIMENKEPYTPGEEGLQDHKIMEAIYESARSGKPVKLENITTIDTFRNEANAPKES, from the coding sequence ATGAAAAGCATTAACCAACTTATGCAGTCTTTAACCGGCATTGATGCCGGTTGTAACCGCCGCGAATTTTTAGAGACGGCCGGTAAAGGCCTTGTTGCAGCTACTGTTATTGGCGAGCTGGCCTCATGCACTGCTGAGGCACAAAATATGAGTGGCGCCGGCACCCGCAAAGCTTTAGCAGATACCATAAGAGTTGATGTACCCAGTCAGCATGCCCCTACCGAGCGTAAGCAGGAAAGCGGCGCTACCATGCTACCCCCAAAAGAACGTATTGGTTATGCTATTGTAGGCATAGGCGAACTAACCATGGGACAGATTATGCCGGCTTTTGGTTCCTGTAAATACGCTAAGCCGGTTGCATTGGTAAGCGCCGATGCGGCTAAAGCCAAAAAAGTAGCCGCACAACACGGCATCCCCGAAAAAAATGTATACAACTATCAAAACTTTGATGAGATAAAAAATAATCCCGAGATAGATGCCGTATACATTGTATTGCCTAATAGTATGCATGAAGAATTTACTGTAAGAGCTGCAAAGGCGGGTAAGCACGTACTTTGCGAAAAGCCAATGGCTAACTCGAGCAAGCAGGCACAAAACATGATTGAAGCCTGTAAAAAAGCCGGCAAAAAGTTAATGATTGCCTACCGCATTCAATACGAACCACATAATAAGCTGATGATGCAGTGGGTACGCGAGAAGCACTTTGGCAAGGTAAAGGTTATCAACTCCGTAAACGTGCAAAACATCGGCGACCCTAATCAGTGGCGCTTAAAGAAGGCGCTTGCCGGCGGCGGTTCATTACCCGACATTGGCTTGTATTGCATTAATACCAACCGTTATTTAACAGGAGAGGAACCTTACCAGGTATCAGCTATGATGCATACCGATGCCAACGATCCGCGCTTTAAAGAAGTGGAAGATAAAATAATGTGGCAAATGTATTTCCCAAGCGGCACTATCGCCAATAATACGGCTGCCTACAGTGTGCACGACTCCAAGCATTACCGCTGCTATGCCGATAACGGTGGTTGGTTTGGCATGGACCCTGCCTTTAACTATAATGGCTTAAAAATTGAAGCCTCGCAAGCGCAGGGTACGCAGGAGATTAAGCAAAATATTATTGTAGGCGAAAAGCAGCAGTTTGCTCTGGAAATGGACCACTTTGCCCAATGCATTATGGAAAACAAAGAACCCTACACACCTGGTGAGGAAGGCCTTCAGGACCATAAAATAATGGAAGCCATTTATGAATCGGCCCGTAGCGGCAAACCGGTTAAACTGGAAAATATTACAACGATAGATACTTTTCGTAATGAGGCTAATGCGCCGAAGGAAAGCTGA
- a CDS encoding DedA family protein, producing MEIIKDLIDFILHIDKHLVQITSQYQAWTYLILFVIIFAETGFVVTPFLPGDSLLFAAGALIATGNSGLDIFLLTIILIVAAFLGNTVNYQLGQFLGVRVFKPENKVLKLDYYLKTKAFFDKHGGKAVIFSRFMPIIRTIAPFVAGVGRMPFGRYSLYNIVGGVAWIVTFLFLGYLLGNVPFFKKNFSLIALGIVAVSLLPPIWAALRSRFTRTAA from the coding sequence TTGGAGATTATAAAAGACCTGATAGATTTTATTTTGCACATTGATAAGCATTTGGTGCAAATTACCAGCCAGTACCAGGCCTGGACCTACCTTATCCTTTTCGTAATTATATTTGCCGAAACCGGCTTTGTGGTAACCCCATTTTTGCCGGGCGACTCGTTGCTGTTTGCAGCTGGTGCATTGATTGCCACTGGTAACTCAGGTTTGGATATTTTCCTGCTCACCATCATCTTAATTGTGGCAGCATTTTTAGGTAATACGGTTAATTATCAGCTAGGCCAGTTTTTAGGCGTAAGGGTATTTAAGCCCGAAAACAAGGTGCTCAAGCTGGACTATTATCTTAAAACTAAGGCGTTTTTTGACAAGCATGGCGGCAAGGCTGTTATTTTTAGCCGCTTTATGCCTATTATACGTACCATAGCCCCTTTTGTGGCTGGTGTTGGCCGCATGCCTTTTGGTCGTTACAGCTTATATAACATTGTAGGCGGCGTTGCCTGGATTGTTACCTTCCTCTTTTTGGGATATTTGCTGGGTAATGTGCCTTTCTTCAAAAAGAATTTTTCGTTGATTGCTTTGGGTATCGTAGCCGTATCATTACTGCCGCCAATATGGGCGGCCTTACGGAGCAGGTTTACTCGCACTGCTGCTTAA
- a CDS encoding DUF4397 domain-containing protein encodes MIRRLYFIGALTVLTLALAASCVKNDPVVPLQATVNVNVINAISDSVIVNYYLNGTRMSSLTGIFPLASSGNTLLPRGNQVITIKRLYNNRQIDAPDTLFTFPVRLDSIGSSQRYSLFLGGVSRNTAFKIIDTLESDPANAKLKFVVASPAAPALKVYLNDTLRFTTTTFKSVSKFIPVGNGKKEIKIFTPTGIDPLYKGTVTLNVSNSYTLFSSGSGKGFRAGLLTNR; translated from the coding sequence ATGATCAGGAGGTTATATTTTATCGGTGCTCTTACAGTATTAACACTGGCATTAGCGGCCTCATGCGTAAAAAACGATCCGGTTGTGCCTTTACAAGCAACTGTTAACGTAAATGTAATTAATGCTATAAGCGATAGTGTTATTGTAAACTATTACCTGAACGGTACACGCATGAGCAGCTTAACGGGTATTTTTCCGCTGGCAAGCAGTGGTAACACTTTACTGCCAAGGGGTAACCAGGTAATTACTATAAAGCGCTTGTACAATAACCGGCAAATAGATGCGCCTGATACACTTTTCACTTTTCCTGTACGGTTGGATTCGATTGGCAGCTCGCAACGCTACTCGTTGTTTTTGGGTGGTGTTAGTCGCAATACGGCCTTTAAGATAATTGATACGTTAGAGAGTGATCCCGCCAACGCTAAGTTAAAGTTTGTTGTAGCGTCGCCAGCGGCGCCGGCATTGAAGGTTTATTTGAATGACACTTTAAGGTTTACAACTACTACATTTAAATCAGTTAGTAAATTTATACCGGTAGGTAACGGAAAAAAGGAAATCAAGATATTTACTCCTACCGGTATCGACCCATTATACAAGGGCACTGTTACACTTAATGTTAGCAACTCGTATACTTTATTTAGTTCGGGCAGTGGCAAAGGTTTCAGGGCGGGTTTGCTCACCAACAGATAG
- a CDS encoding ATP-binding cassette domain-containing protein, giving the protein MSIFVEGLTKLYGEQKAVDGISFTAMPGVLGFLGPNGAGKSTTMKMLTGFIPQTSGKASVCGFDTATQSIEVKRCIGYLPESNPLYTDMYVKEALGFVADIHQLNESSRRIAQVIEQTGLGPEQHKKIGQLSKGYRQRVGLAQALLHDPEVLILDEPTSGLDPNQLIGIRQLIRDLGATKTVILSTHIMQEVEATCSKVVIIKKGKIVADDSLPGLKEKHSGKSLEDIFISLTN; this is encoded by the coding sequence ATGAGTATTTTTGTTGAGGGATTAACCAAGCTTTATGGTGAGCAAAAAGCAGTTGATGGTATAAGCTTTACGGCAATGCCCGGAGTACTTGGGTTTTTAGGTCCTAACGGAGCCGGCAAGTCAACTACCATGAAGATGCTAACAGGCTTTATACCGCAAACATCGGGCAAAGCCAGTGTATGCGGGTTTGATACGGCTACCCAATCTATAGAGGTAAAGCGTTGTATTGGCTACCTACCCGAGAGCAATCCTCTATATACGGATATGTATGTTAAGGAGGCATTAGGCTTTGTTGCTGATATTCATCAATTGAATGAATCGTCCAGGCGTATTGCACAAGTAATTGAGCAAACCGGGTTAGGCCCTGAGCAGCATAAAAAGATTGGTCAGTTATCAAAAGGCTACCGGCAACGGGTAGGCCTTGCCCAAGCGCTTCTGCATGATCCTGAAGTTTTAATTTTGGACGAACCCACCTCGGGTTTGGACCCTAACCAACTCATTGGCATCAGGCAGCTGATCAGAGATTTAGGTGCAACCAAAACCGTAATCTTGTCAACGCATATTATGCAGGAGGTGGAGGCCACCTGCAGCAAAGTTGTAATTATTAAAAAAGGCAAAATTGTGGCCGATGATAGCCTGCCCGGCTTAAAGGAAAAGCACAGTGGTAAGAGCCTCGAAGATATATTTATCAGTTTAACCAATTAA
- the mltG gene encoding endolytic transglycosylase MltG, with the protein MKVLKILSVIVILGIIVFSYWIHKSLNAPHAHHKNNQYIKIPHGSSPGQILNKLTSEGILSAQTPLKIYLKFTGTGNEMQAGEYQFDSPITPLEVLRELKNGRLRNIKLTIPEGFTRFDIAKRIAGKFSQNQQAGENAALKLMEDVSLIKDIAPKAKNLEGYMYPNTYDFPRSVTTLAIIKKMVGEFKKVWKPEYTARAIKLKLTPHQIITIASLIETESRLNEERPMVASVIYNRLKKGMPLGIDQTAVYIAKMENRWDGIINKSDLESNSPYNTRKFAGLPPGPIASVSESSIKAALYPATTSYFYYVLNVEKKDKSHRFYSTAAEFERGKAAYQAWLKQERK; encoded by the coding sequence ATGAAAGTTTTAAAGATTCTTAGTGTTATAGTGATTCTTGGAATCATTGTTTTTTCGTACTGGATTCATAAATCTCTGAATGCTCCGCATGCACACCATAAGAATAACCAGTATATAAAAATACCACATGGCTCATCGCCCGGTCAGATACTCAATAAACTTACCTCCGAAGGAATTCTTTCTGCCCAAACACCGCTGAAAATATATCTGAAATTTACTGGTACCGGCAATGAGATGCAGGCGGGTGAATATCAATTCGATTCACCAATTACCCCGCTTGAAGTACTGAGAGAACTGAAAAATGGAAGGCTTCGAAATATAAAATTAACTATTCCGGAAGGTTTTACTCGCTTTGATATTGCTAAAAGAATAGCCGGGAAGTTCTCTCAAAATCAACAGGCAGGCGAAAATGCTGCATTGAAACTTATGGAGGATGTTTCACTCATTAAGGATATAGCCCCGAAAGCTAAAAACCTTGAAGGTTATATGTATCCAAACACTTATGATTTCCCACGCTCTGTTACTACTCTAGCTATCATTAAGAAAATGGTTGGGGAGTTTAAAAAGGTTTGGAAGCCGGAGTACACAGCTCGCGCCATCAAATTGAAACTGACACCCCACCAGATAATCACCATTGCTTCTCTTATCGAAACAGAATCGCGATTGAACGAGGAGCGACCTATGGTAGCTTCAGTAATCTATAATCGCCTTAAAAAAGGAATGCCGCTTGGGATAGATCAGACTGCTGTTTATATAGCAAAGATGGAAAATCGTTGGGATGGGATAATTAACAAAAGCGACTTGGAGTCAAATTCTCCGTACAATACCAGAAAGTTTGCCGGGCTTCCCCCCGGCCCTATTGCGTCGGTTTCTGAAAGCTCCATTAAAGCCGCACTTTATCCTGCCACCACAAGCTATTTTTATTACGTTTTAAATGTGGAGAAAAAAGACAAGTCTCATAGATTTTATTCAACTGCTGCAGAATTTGAACGCGGAAAAGCTGCCTATCAAGCTTGGTTGAAGCAAGAGCGTAAATAA
- the gldG gene encoding gliding motility-associated ABC transporter substrate-binding protein GldG, with protein sequence MFSILKKEISSYLSSLVAYVTIGVFLLVLGLLLWVFPESSILEYGYASLENLFSTAPYLFMFLIPAITMRSLAEERREGTLELLATRPLTDWQIVLGKYWACLLLVVFALLPTLMYVYSVSVLGNPQGNLDTGAVIGSYIGLFLLGAAFVAIGLFASSISKNQIIAFTIAVFLSYFFYSGFNSLSGLLSLQNTNIQNAGIAAHFDAVGRGVLSSGDLIYFIILSGIFLGLTLLVIAMQRQKPLKYTAVPILAAVLLVLGILSQFIYTRIDFTADKRFTLSDVSRNIMGNLKQPLHVKVYLQDKELPGGMRRLQQATRDMLNDLRAYSHNGFTYEFVNPLEGLNQQEQEQTMQDLQAQGVEATNLSVKTDNGVSQKIIFPAASVGSGNRQVGVKLLQTRIGLSPDEVLNNSIQNLEYAFTSAIKKATSGGRPRIGFTDGHGELNDMQLNDALKTLSDGFEVGRVNLQSIPFNNLKLLKLLVVPKPQKSFTEVEKFKLDQYLMQGGRILWAIDQVSAELDSMRGHGGEQLAFNKQLNLDDQLFRYGVRINYDLIADLNCAQIPVSTGNVGGQAQIQMLPWLFYPVFMPLAKHPVVKNLEGIRSEFASTIDLLPVKGQKQTVLLSSSPYNQKITTPHALSLQALEQEPNPRDFQSVPKVTGVLLEGSFASNYTNRPVPEGVTESITVLNTSKQAKMIVLSDGDIFKNQIGSDGSPFPLGFDRYSQQTFGNKNLLLNIADYMTDDSGLISLRNKEIKLRLLNRARLRNEKIYWQVVNTVVPLAAVLIFAIFQHYYRKRKYAH encoded by the coding sequence ATGTTCAGCATCCTCAAAAAAGAAATTAGCTCATACCTTAGTTCGCTGGTGGCTTATGTTACCATAGGCGTGTTTTTGCTGGTGCTGGGCTTGTTGCTGTGGGTATTCCCCGAGTCGAGCATTTTAGAGTATGGATATGCCAGCCTGGAAAATCTTTTCAGCACTGCACCCTATCTCTTCATGTTTTTAATTCCGGCCATTACCATGCGGTCATTAGCTGAGGAGCGCCGCGAGGGTACGCTGGAACTGCTGGCCACGCGCCCGTTAACCGATTGGCAAATTGTGCTGGGTAAATATTGGGCTTGCCTGTTGTTAGTTGTGTTTGCCCTGTTGCCTACGTTAATGTATGTATATTCGGTATCGGTGCTTGGCAATCCACAAGGCAATCTGGATACCGGTGCTGTAATAGGTTCATACATCGGTTTGTTTTTGCTGGGGGCGGCGTTTGTGGCTATAGGGTTGTTTGCATCCTCAATTAGCAAAAACCAGATTATTGCTTTTACTATAGCTGTTTTTTTAAGCTACTTCTTTTACAGCGGCTTTAATTCGTTAAGCGGACTATTGTCCTTACAAAATACTAACATACAAAACGCTGGTATAGCTGCACATTTTGATGCGGTGGGGCGGGGTGTTTTGAGCTCCGGCGATCTGATATACTTCATTATCCTATCGGGCATATTTTTAGGTTTAACCTTACTGGTAATAGCCATGCAAAGGCAAAAGCCGTTAAAATATACGGCTGTACCAATATTAGCAGCAGTGTTGCTGGTGTTGGGCATACTATCGCAATTTATTTATACTCGTATCGATTTTACTGCCGATAAACGTTTCACTTTATCAGATGTGAGCCGTAACATAATGGGCAATTTAAAGCAGCCTCTTCATGTAAAGGTTTACTTGCAGGACAAAGAGTTGCCTGGTGGCATGCGCCGCCTGCAACAGGCTACGCGCGATATGTTGAACGATTTACGGGCCTATAGTCATAATGGTTTTACGTATGAATTTGTAAATCCGCTTGAGGGATTAAACCAGCAGGAACAGGAGCAAACTATGCAGGATTTGCAGGCTCAGGGTGTTGAGGCCACCAACCTTAGTGTAAAAACAGACAATGGCGTATCGCAAAAGATTATTTTTCCGGCTGCTTCGGTTGGTTCGGGCAACAGGCAGGTAGGGGTAAAGCTGCTGCAAACACGCATTGGCCTATCGCCGGATGAAGTGCTGAACAACTCTATACAAAACCTGGAATACGCTTTTACATCGGCCATTAAAAAGGCAACTAGCGGTGGGCGTCCGCGTATTGGATTTACCGACGGGCACGGGGAGTTGAACGATATGCAGCTCAATGATGCTTTGAAAACGTTATCGGATGGATTTGAAGTTGGCCGGGTTAATTTACAGAGCATTCCGTTTAACAACCTTAAATTGCTTAAACTGCTGGTGGTGCCCAAGCCTCAAAAGTCTTTCACAGAAGTGGAAAAGTTTAAGCTGGACCAATACCTGATGCAGGGCGGCCGCATTTTATGGGCTATTGACCAGGTAAGTGCCGAGTTAGACAGTATGCGCGGACATGGAGGCGAGCAACTGGCATTCAACAAACAGCTTAATCTGGATGATCAGTTGTTTCGTTACGGTGTACGTATTAACTATGACCTAATTGCCGACTTAAACTGCGCACAAATACCTGTAAGTACCGGTAATGTAGGTGGGCAGGCACAAATACAAATGCTGCCCTGGCTCTTTTACCCGGTGTTTATGCCGCTGGCAAAGCACCCGGTTGTTAAAAACCTGGAAGGGATACGCAGTGAGTTTGCCAGCACCATTGATTTATTGCCGGTTAAAGGCCAAAAGCAAACAGTGTTGCTAAGTTCATCACCTTACAACCAAAAAATTACTACTCCGCATGCCTTATCGTTACAGGCTTTGGAGCAAGAGCCAAATCCGCGCGATTTTCAAAGTGTGCCCAAGGTAACCGGTGTGTTGCTGGAAGGAAGTTTTGCGTCTAACTATACTAACCGGCCAGTGCCGGAAGGCGTAACGGAAAGTATCACCGTTTTAAACACCAGCAAGCAGGCCAAAATGATAGTATTGAGCGATGGCGATATTTTCAAGAACCAAATAGGTAGCGATGGTTCACCTTTTCCATTGGGTTTTGATCGTTATAGTCAGCAAACATTTGGCAATAAAAACTTGCTCCTGAATATAGCAGATTACATGACCGATGACTCGGGCTTAATCAGCTTACGTAATAAGGAAATTAAATTGCGGTTGCTAAACCGTGCCCGGCTACGTAACGAGAAAATTTACTGGCAGGTTGTGAATACAGTGGTGCCGTTGGCTGCTGTGTTGATATTTGCAATTTTTCAACATTATTACCGCAAGCGTAAGTATGCTCATTAA
- a CDS encoding DUF4397 domain-containing protein, with protein MKRFPTALKQTLRYAFVGLLGLSLLSSCKKDDPYDFKDTITADVNLINASPDATAARLYVDDVLRTPNGVNYGDASGYNKSFLGDQDVEIRSVSGEAVLASTHGQFDAYASYTYFLVGQNSSLGLVIVTDDLAAPSAGKAKIRFVNAAPNASNATLNNGSTVLVGPQNFRGIAPSTEVAAGSYTLTVASGLVRSATTTVNLESGKIYTVYAKGLIGTAGASAFGVGVFVNK; from the coding sequence ATGAAAAGATTTCCTACTGCTTTAAAGCAAACGCTACGTTATGCATTTGTTGGTTTATTGGGCCTGTCGTTGCTATCATCATGTAAAAAAGACGATCCGTATGATTTTAAGGATACGATAACTGCAGATGTAAACCTGATTAACGCCAGTCCGGATGCCACCGCAGCCCGCCTATATGTTGATGATGTTTTACGTACACCTAATGGTGTAAATTATGGCGATGCTTCTGGCTATAATAAAAGCTTTCTGGGCGATCAGGACGTGGAAATTAGATCGGTGTCGGGAGAGGCTGTATTAGCCAGCACCCACGGGCAATTCGATGCTTATGCTAGCTACACTTATTTTTTGGTTGGGCAAAATAGCAGCCTTGGGCTGGTTATAGTAACCGATGATTTAGCCGCACCAAGTGCTGGCAAAGCTAAAATACGTTTTGTAAATGCTGCGCCTAATGCGAGCAACGCAACACTGAATAACGGTAGTACCGTACTAGTAGGTCCGCAAAATTTTAGAGGCATTGCACCATCAACCGAAGTTGCCGCTGGTAGTTACACGTTAACTGTTGCAAGTGGCCTTGTGCGTTCTGCAACAACAACAGTTAATCTGGAAAGCGGAAAAATTTACACCGTTTATGCTAAAGGTTTGATCGGCACTGCTGGTGCTTCGGCATTTGGTGTAGGTGTATTTGTGAATAAGTAA
- a CDS encoding zinc dependent phospholipase C family protein, whose amino-acid sequence MSSFYEANITYITEHATSADKRRYVDSTEIPRHYFDADHFGKDPFHTVPQKWNDAIQKYTADTLYKYGTLPWTIQHNYYRLVDAFKNKDTSAILHYSAYLGHYVADACVPLHTTQNHDGQLTHQEGIHSLWESRLPEQFGDSYYYYVGKARYLENPLWQAFILCRSSYKSVDSVLRLQRQLEKTFPANKKYEIVQRGKRKVKDYSAAYCRAYHALLKGMVQRRMRVAVLNIGSYWYSAWVDAGQPDLYKLIDSVPNLVIKQRLAHEVALYKIGKITKLPDLGLVNKPVPAPPLSSSASKPAP is encoded by the coding sequence ATGAGCAGTTTTTATGAGGCTAACATCACTTACATAACCGAACATGCCACCAGTGCCGATAAGCGCCGGTATGTTGACTCGACTGAAATACCCCGACACTATTTTGACGCCGATCATTTTGGGAAAGACCCTTTTCACACTGTACCACAAAAGTGGAATGATGCTATACAGAAATACACAGCCGATACCTTATATAAGTATGGCACCCTACCCTGGACCATTCAGCACAATTATTACCGCCTGGTTGATGCCTTTAAGAATAAAGACACCAGTGCTATATTACATTACTCTGCCTATTTGGGTCATTATGTAGCCGATGCCTGTGTGCCGCTACATACAACGCAAAATCACGATGGGCAGCTTACCCACCAGGAGGGCATACACTCGTTATGGGAAAGCCGCCTGCCCGAACAATTCGGCGACAGCTATTATTACTATGTTGGTAAAGCCCGGTACCTGGAAAACCCACTTTGGCAAGCCTTTATTCTGTGCCGCAGCTCTTACAAAAGCGTCGACTCTGTATTACGCTTACAGCGCCAGTTAGAAAAGACTTTTCCGGCCAATAAAAAGTATGAGATAGTACAGAGAGGTAAACGGAAGGTGAAAGATTATTCGGCCGCTTACTGCCGCGCCTACCATGCACTGCTTAAGGGGATGGTACAGCGCCGTATGCGGGTGGCTGTGCTTAATATAGGCAGCTACTGGTATTCGGCATGGGTTGACGCCGGCCAGCCTGATCTCTACAAACTCATAGACTCAGTACCTAATCTCGTTATCAAGCAAAGATTGGCCCATGAAGTTGCCCTGTATAAAATCGGCAAGATTACAAAGTTACCAGACCTTGGTTTAGTAAACAAACCGGTACCAGCGCCGCCTTTAAGCAGCAGTGCGAGTAAACCTGCTCCGTAA
- the dnaN gene encoding DNA polymerase III subunit beta: MRFIVSTLTLLKQLQAVSGALSNSTVLPILENFLFEIKDGNLTISATDLQTSMTTSLSVEAKENGRIAIPSRILLDTLKSLPEQPIAFSVDDKTFAIEISAGDGKYKLSGENGEDFPKIPVVENASSVNLPASVLAEAINKTIFAVSNDELRPAMTGVYCQLSTQYLTFVSTDAHKLVRYRRKDAQAATNTSFILPKKALNLLKSALPSDDVNVSVEYNNTSAFFKFGNINLVCRLIDERYPDYEAVIPQSNPNKMTIDRQAFLGSLQRVAIYANKTTHQVRLKVSGSELNISSEDIDFANEAHERLSCQYEGEDLEIGFNARFLIEMLKNLSSEEVALHMSTPNRAGLLLPQGGDENEDVLMLVMPVMLNSYA; the protein is encoded by the coding sequence ATGAGATTCATTGTTTCGACATTAACATTACTGAAGCAATTGCAGGCTGTAAGCGGTGCTTTAAGCAACAGTACCGTGTTGCCTATACTGGAAAACTTTTTATTTGAGATAAAAGACGGCAACTTAACCATATCGGCCACCGATTTGCAAACCAGCATGACCACGTCATTATCGGTTGAAGCTAAAGAGAATGGTCGTATTGCAATTCCATCGCGTATTTTACTGGATACGTTAAAATCACTGCCGGAGCAACCTATTGCTTTTTCGGTTGATGATAAAACCTTTGCCATTGAAATAAGTGCCGGCGACGGTAAGTATAAGCTGAGCGGCGAAAATGGTGAGGATTTTCCTAAAATTCCGGTGGTTGAAAACGCTTCATCAGTTAACCTGCCTGCTTCTGTACTGGCCGAAGCTATCAATAAAACCATATTTGCCGTAAGCAACGATGAGTTGCGCCCGGCCATGACGGGTGTTTATTGCCAGCTGTCAACCCAGTACTTAACCTTCGTATCTACAGACGCGCACAAACTGGTGCGTTACCGCCGTAAAGATGCGCAGGCTGCGACCAACACTTCGTTTATATTGCCTAAAAAGGCTTTAAATCTGCTAAAGTCTGCCCTCCCGTCTGATGATGTGAACGTATCGGTAGAGTATAATAATACCAGCGCTTTCTTTAAGTTTGGTAACATTAACCTGGTTTGCCGCTTAATTGACGAGCGTTACCCCGACTATGAAGCCGTTATACCGCAAAGCAATCCTAACAAAATGACTATTGACCGTCAGGCGTTTTTGGGTTCATTGCAGCGTGTGGCCATTTACGCTAACAAAACTACTCACCAGGTGCGTTTAAAAGTTAGCGGCAGCGAGTTAAACATATCATCAGAAGATATTGATTTTGCCAACGAGGCACATGAGCGTTTAAGTTGCCAATATGAGGGTGAGGATCTTGAAATTGGATTCAACGCCCGCTTTTTGATCGAAATGCTTAAAAACCTGAGCAGTGAAGAGGTTGCTTTACACATGTCGACCCCTAACCGTGCCGGCTTATTACTGCCGCAGGGTGGTGATGAGAATGAGGATGTGTTGATGCTGGTTATGCCGGTAATGCTTAATAGCTATGCTTAA
- a CDS encoding DUF4397 domain-containing protein produces the protein MFKSKNIFYSVFALNLLVLVLPLLSSCGKSDTVNPTGLNVQLQVVNLSPNSFPIELNINNQRVNSYYRYNATPSYFYLTNTTQPLQIRSTRVGDTVSIFSRDTIQYQPNTRYSLFFMGLYGDPEYKLRSLVTADDTEPLPEIGKGGKVRFINGSPRSGTGFDIWANGAPVIKNAAFGKVSNYVVLPPGNYTFRAYATNTSNNSLGEIANITIQDGRLYTLYSRGIIGRALTDTAAFGMALVPNNPTIIR, from the coding sequence ATGTTTAAAAGTAAAAATATATTCTACAGCGTATTTGCGCTAAACCTGCTGGTTTTAGTTTTGCCTTTGTTGTCCTCTTGTGGAAAGAGTGACACGGTTAACCCAACCGGTTTAAATGTGCAGTTGCAGGTAGTTAATTTAAGTCCCAATTCATTTCCAATCGAATTGAATATTAACAACCAGCGGGTAAACTCTTATTACCGTTATAATGCAACGCCGTCGTACTTTTATTTAACTAATACTACGCAGCCTTTGCAGATACGTTCAACCAGGGTTGGCGATACTGTCTCCATCTTTAGCCGAGACACCATTCAATATCAGCCTAACACCCGTTACTCCTTGTTTTTTATGGGCTTATACGGCGACCCTGAGTACAAATTACGCTCGCTGGTAACTGCAGACGATACTGAACCACTGCCTGAAATTGGCAAAGGTGGAAAGGTGCGATTTATCAACGGGTCGCCACGCAGTGGTACCGGTTTTGATATTTGGGCCAATGGGGCCCCTGTTATCAAAAATGCTGCATTTGGTAAAGTGTCCAACTACGTGGTCCTCCCACCTGGAAATTATACCTTCAGGGCATATGCAACCAATACATCAAATAATAGCCTGGGCGAAATAGCAAACATTACTATACAGGACGGTAGGCTATACACATTATACTCACGCGGTATAATAGGTCGTGCACTTACTGATACGGCTGCATTTGGTATGGCGCTGGTACCTAATAATCCTACAATTATAAGATAG
- the rpsT gene encoding 30S ribosomal protein S20 has product MANHKSAIKRIRANAAKRLRNRYQAKTTRNAIKKLRGSTTKAEAAPLLTTVISMLDRLAKKNVIHKNKASNNKSKLTKFVNGLQ; this is encoded by the coding sequence ATGGCAAATCATAAATCAGCAATTAAAAGAATCAGAGCTAACGCTGCGAAGCGTCTGCGCAACAGATACCAAGCTAAAACTACCAGAAATGCTATCAAGAAATTAAGAGGCTCTACTACAAAAGCTGAGGCAGCGCCTTTATTAACGACAGTAATTTCTATGCTTGACCGTTTAGCTAAGAAAAACGTTATTCACAAAAACAAAGCATCTAACAATAAGTCAAAACTGACTAAATTTGTTAACGGCTTACAATAA